CTTATTCCAAAGCCCACAccatgctcttaaaaaaaaaaaaaaaaagtaaatattttaataaataataaaaataccagaAGAGTTACAAAGGCACAACAGGTTGCTGGAAATTCTGAGATTTCACTTAGGGAACGCCATACCTGAGCCTACATCCCCCAGCAGAACCCCGAGCTAAGACCACTCTGATCCCCGCGGGTCACCAGATGGCGCTAGCACCTCCAGTCTTGCAGCCTCACGTTACTTTGCAGGCTCTGAACGGAATTAATGCTACGCGTGCATATTCAGAAGATTAAAGACCTGTTAGTTTAAGGGCAGAGGCTGCCTTTGGGAATAACAGCAAGCGTTCGCTATGCTTCAGTCTCCTAGATAAAGCATGCTGTGTCTGTAGGGCTGTGCAGTGGGAATAAAAGTTACTAGAGCTGCTGAAAAGTTAGTCAGCCACGGGTTGTAACAATCGGGATGATCACAAGCACTACAAACAACTAACTCCATGCCATGACCCAGGAGTAGGCTGACTTGGCAGACCCTGGAAAGCACTATTTGGTAAGCGCGTAATGCCACAGCAATCAAAAGCTTTCGTTACGACACGTCAGAGATGGAACTTGCCTCTTCCTGCAGGAACGACGGTACCGACTTGCTCAGTCCTTTGAGTTTTTCAGGATTGGAAAACAGCTTATCGGGCTGCGGAGGCACTGCGGAGACTCAAGAGCAGCAATTCAAAAGTTTCAAAAGAGTTTGTGCCTCAACAGAGCGTGATTCCATAGCAGGGCACAGTTAGAAACAACGAACCTCAGATGAAATACATGCACAGTTTACACTTTGGATACAAGGGTTTGTTATTCTCCACGGGACTCAGATACTACCGTTAGGAAGGATCACCTAGCTCAACATCTCCTATAACACGGCCCCCAGGGTGCTGAATGCAGTCTGATCAAATgtgataaaacatttttattttaccttctaTCTTTTCTTCCTAGAACAAGGATAAGTGCACTCATGTACTAACCTTATCGTAAGGTTCTTGGCAAGAAGATAGTCTACAAGCCAAATGCTGTTAGTTCCTAGTCCAATTAATGGTGATaagaatatttatgtaaatCAAGCAATGTTCAGAGGAAGTTTCAAGTATTCCAAGTTAATTTTAAGATGCACATCTCATTAATGATGCGGATTCTTGCAGCACTTCTCTCCAAATTTCATAGAATAACTCAAGCAGaaaggaacccacaaggatcatcaaatccaactcctagctccacacagcaccacccaaaaatcagaccatgtgtctgagagctttgtccaaatgcttcttgaactccagcagctcagcgctgtgagccctgccctggggagcctgtccctgtgcctgAACTCAGCTATACCTTTACTGAAATTTGCTTCCTATGTTCTTCACTGATTTCATTGTACAAAGCTTAATTGCGCAAGCTATagcaaaaaaaagtttgctctaaaagcatgaaaaattcTGAGAATGGTGGGCTAACACCACTCATATTTAATATTCTTCAGACTAAAGATCTTTACTCTGGATACACATTATGAAATGTACCAACACTGAATAACTCATGACACAGAATTACTTGGCAGCAAACAGCCAGCCACAGGAGCACGCATCTGTTGCATAAAATTAAACACCGCACACAAGCTGGGGTTGTTTGCAAGGTGTTAAGTGAagcttttccaaagcttttGCAGCTGAAGCTCAACTAGTGGTTAACGTATCAATTATTGTCAGTATGCAGTTAGATGCAGCTTCCTCATTCAGCAGCTATCTAGTCCAGACATATAACTCGTcagccattaaaataaaaaggacttttAATGTATTAGTTTAAATATCAGCGGAGAAACCTCTCCACTGTCTGTTGGAAGAATCCTATTACTCACTTCCTGCTGCATTTTCATTCCTCTCTTGATCTTGATCAGTTTTCAGACCTGCTCAGTGCAGTATTGACATGTCATTCAGTAGCACAAACAGCTATACAGTTTTATAACTAACATCGGTATCTTTTACGTGTGGCAAGTCTTGACTTCTGTTGACCCCATGAATTTATGTTCTGCATCATTCTCCTCTTTTGAGGAGCTGAGTCATAACAAGGGGAACACGAATCTTTAGCAAatcaaaaatttcaaaaaaaaaaaacaacaagggGAATATGAAtctttagcaaaacaaaaacgCGGTTGGTATTTTCAAGAGAATTTGCCTTATTCTGTCCGTACAGTTATCAAATTGTCTGGGTCCATACATTTTTCCAAAACTTCACTCACTACATTGAACTAAAAAAAGGCACCCCTTTCAGACAAGTGTCTACATATTGAATGTACAACATGTTTCCAAGAAGGCTGTccatctgaagaagaaaaccaagTGTGATATTTAAGACTTGTTAATATACTGGATATGGCATGTATTCTACTACGTTATAAACAACTAACACTCCGAATGCTTTGAAGCATCTAAAACACGACAAATGCAACTTTGCAGAACTATTTTTAACTGTAGTGCCACAACGCAGTAAACAGGAAAGAATTGTGTTATATTCCATCATATTCAATGTTACTTGGTGGCTTTCCAGCATGTTTATCTCGACACATCCTTGGAGcaggtttgcttttgttttgattaggtttgtaatttctgaaagaatACAGGAAAATTTGACGCTAAGGCACCTGTAACGCACTAACAGATCGATGTTCATCTATTGCTTAAAGTAATTCTGCTTTGCTGGATTGAGATAGGAATTTAGAGAGGTTCCTTTTCAACTGATGTATTCTGAAAGGTGTTTTGCGTGAGCAAAAACCATCTTGCATCTTATAatgcaacaacagaaaagacaaatctACTATTTAATTGCGCCCAGTTTTTCAACTGTGCTGGTGTTCAAAGCTCTCAGTGAtttcagaagctgttttatAGGCTGGATGACCAAAGATCAAAATAGCACACTGCTGGGTGGCACACAGTTACTACAGATGCAACAGGTCATAAAAGAAGTCTAGTGCTTAAGAGTAAAATAACAAATGCTTTTGTGAAGCTTTCTTATCAGTCACGATGAAGTTAGTCAAATTTGAAAGAGTAACACAACTCCTGGTTTCTCAAATCTTTCGCTAGCAAACAGAACATTAAAGAACAATAGATTTCCATGCAGACACAAAAGATATTTACCATCTTCAGCACTAAGAGCTAATTCTTCctttggaatttttatttttcctttatctgtGCAGGAAAAAAGTAACACTTGGTTAGAAAGCTTGCTGTTCAGTATGATAAAATAGATGGCAGTGGTAATCACAGAATTAAGGACCAAAAACTAAAAccaacagaacaaacaaacaacaaaaaaccaccagcaGAGCCACGGGAATGGTTAAATTCACGAGATGCTTTCAACGTGGAACATTCCTTCAATTCTGCATCCAAGCAGCAGTCTCATCTTGACACAGTTTCTACCAGCGTGCTGTTACAGCAATGTTAGTGCATACCTAAAATCTGGGAACTAGTTAGAAGGGAGCAATAGCATAAGTAGTATTAGAAGAGTAATTAGCCAATGAGAGCCAACATCTTTCAAAATCTACACCTCCACTCTTCAGTTCTCAAGCACCAATTCAGTTCATGTCTTCCCCAttagaagtgaaataaatacgAAAACACTAAGGAGCAGCATGAACGGAGACAGGAATAAGAACGATAATAAGTCATAATCTTAGGACGCTACAGAGGGAGGTCAGGAATGAATGCTAAGTACGATCCTGTCTCACTGCATTCGCTTCGTTTGGTTATATTAACTGCTAGAATACACAGGTGAAACGACTACATTAAGAcaacttttttgttcttccattgTCTAATAATTTGAGCCAAGCAACCAGGAGCGAGCAGAAGTTGTAGCTCATCGCTATTTGAGTGGTGGCATCCAAATACTTTctttattgaaaacattttaactaTCCAAAACCAGATCATCCCTGACTGACACAGTGTATTTTTGGAAGATGTCTGCTTGCTAGACCAGTGTTGTTTCAAAAGGAACAGTAAGAACTGAGAACTAACCCATATGAGACGAGAATTCAGTTTTACGATACAAACTCCATACCGCTTAGTGAGAAGCAATGTAAGGCAAAAACACTGCTTGGCAAAGCTGTATGGAAACACAGCATAAGCATGGTTAAGCCAAACTGGGGGTCATGGGAGACACACACAAGCTTTGTGCTCACTTGAGGTGGCTGATGGAATGTCCTCTAGACTTTTGGAAGGCATTTTCCTATCTGCACTCCTTTTCAAAGCCATCAAAACAGGATTTAAGTCTTCTTCTGAACCTGTTACGAGACAAAACACATGAACACTGCACACACAgacatgcttttttaaaaaagtcacttaaaaaaaaatacagccatgGATTTCTTTTGGGAATCTTCTGACCTTTAACAAAGACTGTGAGTATTCACTCGAAATGCTAAGTAATTTCTGAGGGTCAGAGTCAGGAACGCATTGCGTCCAGTTATTCCAAAACAAGAGACGCACCAACAAGACAATAGCCTGGATTTTTAAGGAACTACTGAAACTGACACCTGAGCatcttaaattaaaatggaaattggaGTAAAGCAGACCAATTTCAGCAGTGTTTAAGTTAAGAATCTTTTCTCTCTAAGTTCCCTCAGGTATCAGTAGAAACACACAGGTTGGTTGACTCGACCTGTGTTTGTACTGACTAATCAGGGAGTTTAAGGTAAACATGGTACTTAGTTGTCTAAGAACTAGGTAAGATAAAATCAGATTTAACCATTTTGTTATGAATCGGCACAAATACAAGTTaatagctttgtttttcccccctctgtaGATTTGTTCATTACAATTTTCTGCCCAGTGAACATCACCTTCTGTTCAATATTGTGTAACAAccacaaatgaaacaaaaaaaaactgtggagagatttggatccttgaagttatCATGCAATTGTTTCCAAGAGCCGTTTCAGGACAGCCCTAGCTCCTTCAGAGTACTCTAAGaccctctctctcctccctttccaTACCATTTCCCTCCCACTGCAAGCCAGGACTTACAAACAGCAATAGTGTAATTATGGGTAAAAACAAattgtgtttgatttttcctcatttgtctTGCAGAGCAGAGTTCCAGCTGATTTCCATTGGAATCTCACTTTCAAAATAAGCTCCAGAATTTCTTGGCATGCCCCAGCAACATCACAGATTGCTCAGGCGAGCAAGATCTCAGAAAATTCCCAGTCTCACGGGGAGCAGaataaaaaggttaaaatatcACACTCGGCATGGACTAGAGCTTCCAGCTTAACCAAGTAATGAGTCTTCGTAATTAGACTGCTTCATTTATGTGACCATTTTCTTGTGTAACAGGCAGCAATACTAAATTAAGTGGCACAGGGTATTGGTACTGTCTTTATATCCAGCCACAGATTTACCTTTGAAGATTAGCTCGTCAAGCTAAAGAATAAACTCAGGCAACCACTGATtaactttttcccctcttttaatCCAgggtatttaaaagaaataccagAATTTGAGTGTTATAATGTTATTGATTTGAAAGAGGTGTcccagaggaggaagaaaagggtaAGGCATGAAGACTGATGTGATTGACTCATGCTGCTACACACCCATGACCTTACCCAAGCCTAGTAGATGTTTGTCAAAAATTTCCAATTAAAGGACTTAATTAGTTCTTCATATCTTTCCAAAACACATATGCAAAGCATTCATTTAAGTATCAGATTTTTGGTTAATATATTTCAAGTTAGCTACCAGAAAAGCTGTAGCCATGTTTAACAACCCAGCACCATGAATTTTAGAAATTAGATGGCTCACGAGTTGAACTTCCAGTTCCAGAATCAGagttttcatctgaaaaccTGGATCCCAAATTTGAGCTGTCACCATCTTCTTCATCATTATCCTCGTGCTGAAAGGCCAGGCAGAGTCGAGCTCCTCCTGGCTGGGGGGAATTGCTCTCATCTTTAAGAGATGTGCTGGTTCTTCTCATTTGCAACAGTTCTTTTAGTTCTAGATTATTTTCAGAGGCATCCAAGGATGTGCTTTCATCTGTCCTTCCTAGGGCATTTACCTTGAATGGCCTGTTCACAGCTGTATTAGCCTCTCCTTCCAGGGGAAGATCTATTGCTGGCatgtttctctgttctttttgaTTAAGAGCCCCATTTCTTTTAAGTAGATCAGAGGCTTCAATATCTACTGAAGCCTCGATATTTTGTTCTGGAGCTCCACTCTTGATAGTTGTCTTCATCTGTGTATGGTAAGTGGTTAAAGCATTATGATAAGGCTGTGACGTTGTCGTGAACAGAGACTCTTTTTGTAATGGAAACATACGATCCCTAGACTTCTCTTGTTTATGTACCTCCCGCGATACCGGAGACGAAGCTTCAGATGCTTCTTGAAGTAGCCTTTCTAACAAGCTACTGAAATCTCTGAATTTTGCAgtatttgaaacagaagttttttctattgtttcttCTACTTCTCGAGGGTGATCTCTCTCTTCTCGAGACGGAGGACACATACTTTGCCTGGATGACGTTTTACCTTGCATCTTTTCATCCATGTTCTCCAGCATAGGACCTGGTGTCTCATAGACCTCTTTCAGTAATTTTTGCAAGTTAACATGAAGTTGTTTATATTCAGCCTTGGACAGTGCAGATGTTTCTGTGGTCTCACCAGTCTTATCCTGCACTGACGCTCCATTGTGTTGGTAGGTCACACGTTTAACTTGCATCTCTGCAGTCCTCTGCGCTATGTTGCCCACACGCTTCGGTTTAGGAGGTGGTGTTTCAGAGGcctccttcagcagcttctctAAAGCTGAACTCAAGCCACTGACCTTGGGTGGGGCAACAGACTTCTCTATGTGTTCACTGATTTCCTGCAGTGACTCTCCATCACGCTGACAGGTTGTGTTTTTAACTTGCATCTCAGCAGTCCTCTGTAACGTCCNNNNNNNNNNGTCCTGTCCACACGTCTTGGTTTAGGAGGTGGTGTTTCAGAGGCCTCCTTCATCAGTTTCTCTAAAGCTGAGCTCAAACCACTGACCTTGGATGGGGCTACAGACTTCTCTACGTGTTCACTGATTTCTTGTGGTGACTCTCCATCACGCTGAGAGGTAGTTCTTTCAACTTGCATCTCAGCAGTCCTCCGTACTGTGCTGTCCACACGTTTTGGTTTAGGAGGTGGTGTTTCAGAGGCCTCTTTCAGCAGCTTCTCTAAAGCTGAACTCAAACCACTGACCTTGGGTGGGGCAACAGACTTCTCTATGTGTTCACTGATTTCCTGCAGTGACTCTCCATCATGCTGATAGGTTGTGTTTTTAACTTGCATCTCAGCAGTCCTCTGTAACGTCCTGTCCACACGCCTTGGTTTAGGAGGTGGTGTTTCAGAGGCCTCCTTCATCAGTTTCTCTAAAGCTGAACTCAAGCCACTGACCTTGGATGGGGCAACAGACCTCTCTGCGGTCTCATTGACCTCTTCAGACTGACTGGTATCTTGCTGGCATATTGATTCTCCAGTACAATTAGTTTGTgatatattatttattgtttcagaTGCTTTCATCCCTACCCTTAATTCTGGGGGTTGACATACGGAGGTTTCTCTGAGCAGGTTCTGCAAACCAGCTTGCATCTTCTGAGATCCTCTGAGAGGATGTTCCTTTGATGAAACAATACTTTTTTCTATATGTTCTTTAACTTCATGCTCTTGAAGACCCATCTGTTCCTGGGGTTGAGAGATAACTGGCTTTTTGACTGGCTGGACAGAgtctgtgttttgtgtgtgtgttacctTCAGACCTTTTAAGGTAAGAGATCCTAGAGGCAGTTCACGTATCACAGAAtctaatttctctgttttttctctctcagaggCTTGTGTTTGATGTTGGATTAACACTTGCTTGTTCACATTATCTCTGCCCTTATcttcctttgattttctttcatggGTTATTGAAGTATTATTATGGACAGTATTATTTGGCAAAGAAACATCTCCCCTGTTAAGGCTGCTCTGTAATTTAACTCCAGCATCCCAGAAGTTTCTCAAACTCTGAAACTGTGAAGGATTTGAAATTTGATTCTTGGACTTCTCATtcgttttttcttttaaagtaaaaaccTGGAAGCTGGGCTTCTGTTGGGAACAAGCACCAACTTTTCCTTTAGATGTTTCTTTCCCATCTTtatctttaattatttctggGGAAGCTGAAGTGGCAGAAATTCTACGCTTTATGTTACTGGCTTTTGCCAATGTTGTGGCTTCCTGAATTTCACCATCAGCTGGAAGTGTTCCTTCTGGTTTTCTAACCTCACACCCTCTTCCAAACTCAGAAGAGTTTTGACATTCATTTTTTGAAGCCACATTTGCACATCTCAGTTCAGCACTTCTTAGTGTATTCTCGCTCTGATCATCCAATCCATAAGGCAGGTGTTCTGTAGTTGGCTTTATTTTGTCACTTTCTCTGAGACCTTTCAATGCACCACCACCTGATGCATTAGTATTGATACcaacttctttctctctgtgacTGGGGATAGTTTTATCCCTTTCCCAGAATGCTCTAATTTCccttattcttcttttttctcttactgcCTTCTCCGATTCATATTTCTGAGCTGGTAGCTTGTGTTCATGATGTTCCCAGACATgtgatttttgattttgttgctTGATTTCTTGACCCGATTCTTTATCTTCGATTCTTGTACAGTCAGGCTCAGTTACTGATTTGTCATTTTGCTTCTCATTGTCTTCCCCCTGCTTAggtttcctcctctcttttatCATCTGTTTATCTTCTGAAATAACTGTTGTGGGTGAAATAGCATTCAGTTGTTTATCCCTTCCAGATGGTAACTCTTCTATAGCTTCTGGTATTCCATCCACGCTAGTTCCACTGTATTCTGTAGGAAGAACTGTTGTTCCAGTTGAAGAGCCAACTTCAAGTTCCCTGCCTTGAGATCTAGTTGATACAGATTTCCTATCTTCAGTACCAGAACTTCTTTTAAACCAGTCTAAGACTTTTGACACAGATTCATCAGCCACTTTCACAAATTCATCGGCATGTTTGTCAGGCTTGAAAGTGTGTTTAGCATCTCGTTCCTCAACAAGATCAGGCTTACCTTGCTGAAGAGCTGCAGAATTGGTATTTGATACCTCATGTGCTTTTGTCTCAGCAGAAAGCAATTGTTCatctacaaacaaacaaacttatcAGAGTTAGGAATCAGACACAAGAATAAAAAGTTTCCAATCTTGAAAAAAATTGCTcagtttctggttttgtgtttatttaaattcttaGCAGAAGAAAGAGTTCTCTGTTCCTGTGGTTTTGGAAAGAACCATACTGCAGGAAAGAGTGCGAATTCTTTATCACTAAGATATCCTACTGAAAAGTGATCTTTTTCTGGGAGATTAGTCGTATTACTTTTGCAGGTGGGAGCTGATAAGATTGGTTATTCCTATTCTAAAGGAAATGGCTCCAatgaagggggagggaggaaaaaaatagcatatttaTGTTTAGTCACAACAGCAAATCCTCAAGTCACAACTGGATTACTACTGAGGACAGACAACTGCAGTACACCAAGAATTCTTCAGTTCCCATCCAGGCACATTCACCAGGCTTTATTACAGGAATTTTATCCAGGTGCCACCACGTCACCTTTATCATCCACATTAAAGATGCCTAGCCAGGCTCAAATCTGGTTGCTAACTCTTAAGAATGCCAATAGGAGATTATCTAAAAACATTAGAGAATTAGAATCCAAGTGTTTTAGAAATTCTGCAACACATAGCATGTTACCATCATTTGTTtcttaattgttattttttatgtacTAACAATTTGAGCATTAATGAATACAGGCTATATGCTATTGCATTCTCTTCCTCACTCCTGTTAGTCTCTTACCAGTAGAGTTTCTGAGTGACTTTGATTCACGGCTCAAGGACTGGttggatttattttcacatgtCTCATCAACACTCAGTTCCTTATTGCTATTTGATAGGATACTGGTGGAGGTCTTCTGCGGAGTTTCAAGTTTCTTAGGAGTAACCATCTTTGTTTGGAGCATTTCATTAACCAGGAAGACTGACCCATTAGTGTCACAAGGACTGGATGCAGACTTATCTTCCGGTAAGCTGTGTGTTTTCACATGTACAGATGATGAATGGGTTCCCAAAGGCTTTACAGTGGAAGTTTGCTTATTCCCAAGTGAATCTGTTCCAACAGCATCATTTACACTAGTCTTTCTTTCACCAGATTCTAACAAATCAAGTTCTCCTGTTTCTTTGCTATGATGTATCTGTGGGCTTTGCAGAGATGCTCTTTTTCCTATGCTAGATGAAAACCtcacttgttttaatttttccagtgaaatttGTGTGGACTCTTCCGCTTCCTGTGTAAGAGTGTTCTTCTCAACTTCTCCTTCAAAAATAGTTGTAGTAGGAATACTACTCTTACTCTGAACATCTAACATCTGATTAACACGAACTTCTGAGTCAGTGGAACTGGAACTTGAACTGCGTTTGAGAATGCCCCTGGGAAGTATACCAGTGCCATTCACTCCCTGGGTCCGTTTGGCCGGTTTTGGAGCTATGTCTTCTCTTTGTGGCACAGGATCTGTTACTTTGTGAACTAATTTTCTAGCTTTTGGGATGGGATGCTTAACCGGTCCTTTCTGTGATTCATCCGTAGGTTCTACAGAAGGCTTCTTAGGTGCCTCAGTTTCATCATTCAGTACATTTGGTTTAGGTTGGCTCTCTATTGAAGGCGACAAAATTTCTGCAAAACGTATACAGAGGAGAAATCATGAGTTTACGCGACATTCACCTGCATAAACTCGGGGGCATGACGTGCCCCCTACAGATCTAGAATGCAGTGATAATATTGgttcattaaaaatgcagcaaaacacaGGAGGAAATTGAAcataagttttcattttgtgtgtaACAGGAAGCTTTAACAGATGAAAATCTTCTAGGTGGCTACTATTCCTAGAATAAGGAAAAACTGATGAAAGCAAACCAAATTTCCGATCAGTATAAATCCTGCAAGGGACAAACTTTGCAAGGAAGGGCAGCTTTTGAATACACAAGCATCTCTTCAGGCTCAGAAgacaaaagctacaaaaaaaaactattttaatttatatatagaACAGGCTAAAAAGCAGGAATGATCTCTCAGCAGGGATATGAAGATTCTTTTTATTCCTAATGTGTAAGTCTCCctcttttctgtgaaaaagcTTCATAACAGATACAAGAGAGCAATTTCCACACACAAACCTGTAAACTACAATCTCAACTGCCCATATATATCACCACTTATCTACTTGCTTGCAGAGAATACTGGGGGAAaggcaggatttatttttagtctAAAATAAAcaggactgagaaaaaaaagatcaaagagTTAGGCTTGACCCTTCTGTCGAGCTAATAGGAGCAATTACTGGAAGGTCATGTAGATAGATAGCAATGCCCAACTCAAGGAAATTTCTATGTTCTCTACTAGTGATTTGAGTCAAAACAGTCCTTTCAGATAGAGTGCGTAATGCTGACAAGAACTGTGGgtgaaaaaagaatcaaaaccCATTTACATGTGTGAAACAgccattttcttaaatttattcctgttttacTTTAGGTTTGAAATGAACTAGTtgataaaacagattttgataACTGTTCTACTTGAATTATCCTACAATAAGAAGcaacaaatgtaaaaatttcCATATCCACCACCAAGAGATTCTGTCATGGTAAACATAATATTTACCCTTCTTTGATAGCTGAGGTAGAATGTCTGGTCTGTTTTCTGATTCTCCGCTGCTCAAGTTATCACCTAATACAGTGGAATTAAACGGATTTATCCTttgctaaaaaaagaaaaaaaaaggaagggacaTTACAATTGGAGTCAAGTTATTTATCAGTACAGTTGTGGCAGAATACATGAAAGCGCAGTGATTTCCCCTGCCTCACTACGCTGTTGGCTGAGTCTAAAGGCATGCTTCCTAAGTTGGAGACGTGACAAGAAACCTGAACAACGTGAACCATGGAACTATCAGAAATGGAAGTGACAGCCTAATCCTGTTCCTCCTCAAGTCACCAACATCAGGGAGAAACCACCACTTAAAGACACTCGAAAAATCCCAAATTGTTGCAAGTTACAAGAATTTCTCTCTACTTCTGTATTTTAGAGATAGTGGAAGGTAgcaagacatttcttttcagtggcTAAAGGAGTTGGAAGTAATGTCAAGCACAGAAAGCCAGTGATTATAGCCATAACAGCACATCAGAACTGAACTTTTACTGGTTTCCATTATCTccctccaaaacaaaaaatactaattttttcCAACTTATTATCTTTCTTCCTCAAATACCAAATTATCTTGATcattaaagcaaagaaacatacaaaaatgtaaagagaTAACATCTGTGCTCGATACCAATCATACCTTTACTGGCGAGACTGCTGCCTTCGTAGATCTTCCCTCTGGTTTGTCTAATCCAGAAGTTACTGTTTTAGAACTGCAAGGAAACAACATATAACAACCTCAGCAAACTGGGCATTATTTTAGGCCTTTTAAAAATGCGAAACAGGTATTCAGTTGCACATACTAAAATACGGCCTCTTGGCACCTAAAGTTTTCTCTTCGGTGTTCTCATCAGATTTAGAACCTTCTCCATCAGATTTTAGACCTCCTCCTTTCCATACCAAGGCGATGTCCTTGATGCTTTGTTTCCTTGCAACAATTTCTTTGCTTGTTAAAGAACTCAGTGTAACTTCTACTTGCCAGGACAGGAATGGCATTTTTGCTATCTTTTATACTTTTAAGTAAGCTTTATGTCATTCTCTAAACAGTACCAGTATTACCACTATTCTTGTCCTACATTTGTACTTCTAGGGCTGAAACCAAAGTGGAGAAAATTGCTAAGTACAGTAAAAAGAGAGCTTTGCAAAGTGGCCAAGCCAGAAAAATCAGGGGAACTCCCTGAGCACTACAGCAAAGATCTGACATGccacagagaagagcagatTCCCTCAGAGGGACACCTGACAAGCTATTCCTTCAATTAAGATGTTATCAAACCACAGATTTTGCAAATGAATGAAGTTATTAATTGTCGTCCTGACTAAGTATACCCCAAGGAAGAAGAACTTAAAACAACCAGAAGAAACAGCTCCTGTAATACATCAAAAAATCGTTCTTGACTTTTTGCAAAAggatttcccccccccaaaaaaaaaccatcagattttgtttatattttgagTCTAAAAGATCTCTCTGATCATGTAACCAGCAACAGTCTGCCCTGCTGGGCAGAGAGCAACATTCCCAATTTCTCCAGGTTTCAGCACAGCTAACCTCAAAACAGAGGAAATGGCTGGTGGCCACCTGGACTGCAAAGCACATCTGAAAAGTGACATCACTCCTACTGTGCAAGTGGAGAAGCATC
The nucleotide sequence above comes from Oxyura jamaicensis isolate SHBP4307 breed ruddy duck chromosome 1, BPBGC_Ojam_1.0, whole genome shotgun sequence. Encoded proteins:
- the SYTL2 gene encoding synaptotagmin-like protein 2 isoform X3, giving the protein MIKERRKPKQGEDNEKQNDKSVTEPDCTRIEDKESGQEIKQQNQKSHVWEHHEHKLPAQKYESEKAVREKRRIREIRAFWERDKTIPSHREKEVGINTNASGGGALKGLRESDKIKPTTEHLPYGLDDQSENTLRSAELRCANVASKNECQNSSEFGRGCEVRKPEGTLPADGEIQEATTLAKASNIKRRISATSASPEIIKDKDGKETSKGKVGACSQQKPSFQVFTLKEKTNEKSKNQISNPSQFQSLRNFWDAGVKLQSSLNRGDVSLPNNTVHNNTSITHERKSKEDKGRDNVNKQVLIQHQTQASEREKTEKLDSVIRELPLGSLTLKGLKVTHTQNTDSVQPVKKPVISQPQEQMGLQEHEVKEHIEKSIVSSKEHPLRGSQKMQAGLQNLLRETSVCQPPELRVGMKASETINNISQTNCTGESICQQDTSQSEEVNETAERSVAPSKVSGLSSALEKLMKEASETPPPKPRRVDRTLQRTAEMQVKSVTYQHNGASVQDKTGETTETSALSKAEYKQLHVNLQKLLKEVYETPGPMLENMDEKMQGKTSSRQSMCPPSREERDHPREVEETIEKTSVSNTAKFRDFSSLLERLLQEASEASSPVSREVHKQEKSRDRMFPLQKESLFTTTSQPYHNALTTYHTQMKTTIKSGAPEQNIEASVDIEASDLLKRNGALNQKEQRNMPAIDLPLEGEANTAVNRPFKVNALGRTDESTSLDASENNLELKELLQMRRTSTSLKDESNSPQPGGARLCLAFQHEDNDEEDGDSSNLGSRFSDENSDSGTGSSTRSEEDLNPVLMALKRSADRKMPSKSLEDIPSATSNKGKIKIPKEELALSAEDVSAVPPQPDKLFSNPEKLKGLSKSVPSFLQEESDDRETDTASESSYTLGRIKKSPSSLTNLSGSSGMASLSSVSGSLMSVYSGDFGNVDVKGNIQFAIDYVEQLNELHVFICQCKDLAVADVKRQRSDPYVKTYLLPEKYKLGKRKTSVKKKTFNPVYNEILRYKIEKDLLKNHHLNISVWHNDTFGRNSFLGEVELDLGTWDWNDKSNKQINWFPLKPRTSAMALELENRGEMKLALKYVPQPTGGKKTLPTGEVHIWVKECHDLPLLRGNSLNSFIKCTILPDTSRKSRQKTRTVAKTTNPVFNHTMVYDGFRPEDLKEACIELTVWDHNKLANHFLGGLRIGLGTGRSYGTTVDWMDSTSDESALWEKMMNLPNTWVEDTLPLRMLMVAKLTK